CCAGGAAGACGAAGTCGGCCGGGCCGATCTCGGCCGGGTCGTCGGTGGCATGGGCGCGGGCGGTGAAGTCGCCGCGCGGACTGAGCACCCGCACCCCGTGCTGCCTCATGGCCGCGAGATGCGGTCCACGGGCGACGAGGTGCACTTCGGCGCCGGCGCGGTGGAGCGCGGCACCGACATAGGCGCCGATCGCACCGGCGCCGAGGACTGCGACTTTCATACGGGGGAGCTCCGTTCGGTCGAGGGTACCGAGGAACTGACGAAACTCTGTCGACAGAATATTGTCTACAGTATGGAACTTGAGGCAGCAAGGGTTCGCGCAAGAACCAGAACCGGCCACCCCGCGATCGTTGATCTGCGACCGTTCATCGCGCCCTGGATACCGCTCACCGCATACGGTCGACCTGCCGCCTTTTCAACCACCCGCGTTCTTCCTACCGTTCGGGATCATGAGTCCCCCAGTCGCCCCCGCGGGCTGGAGCCGCTGGCTCGTTCCCCCAGCCGCGCTCTCGGTCCATCTCTCCATCGGCCAGGCCTACGCCTGGAGCGTGTTCAAGCCGCCGCTCGAATCCGCGCTCGGCCTCAGCGGCACCCAGAGCGCGCTGCCCTTCCAGCTCGGCATCGTGATGCTCGGCCTGTCGGCCGCGTTCGGCGGCACGCTCGTGGAGCGCAACGGACCGCGCTGGGCGATGACCGTGGCGCTGGTGTGCTTCTCGTCCGGTTTCCTGCTCTCCGCGCTCGGCGCGGCGACCGAGCAGTACTGGCTGATCGTCCTCGGCTATGGCTTCGTCGGCGGGATCGGCCTCGGCATCGGCTACATCTCGCCCGTGTCGACACTGATCAAGTGGTTCCCCGACCGGCCGGGCATGGCCACCGGTATCGCCATCATGGGCTTCGGCGGCGGCGCGCTGATCGCCTCGCCGTGGTCGGCGCAGATGCTGGAGTCGTTCGGCAGCGACAGCTCCGGGATCGCGCTGGCGTTCCTGGTGCACGGACTGTCGTACGCCGTGTTCATGCTGCTGGGCGTGCTGCTGGTGCGGGTGCCGCGCACCGAGAAGCCGGTCGAGGGGGCGCCGAGCGCCTTCCAGGGACCGCAGGTCTCCGCCAACAGCGCCATCCGCACCCCGCAGTTCTGGTGCCTGTGGGTGGTGCTCTGCATGAACGTGACCGCGGGCATCGGCATCCTGGAGAAGGCCGCCCCGATGATCACGGACTTCTTCGCGGACACCTCGACGCCGGTCTCGGCGACGGCCGCCGCGGGCTTCGTGGCGCTGCTGTCGGCGGCCAACATGGCGGGCCGCATCGGCTGGTCGTCGACCTCCGACCTGATCGGACGCAGGAACATCTACCGCGTCTATCTGGGCGTCGGTGCGCTGATGTACGCGTCCCTCGCGCTGTTCGGCGACTCCTCCAAGCCGCTGTTCATCCTGAGCGCGCTGGTGATCCTCTCCTTCTACGGCGGCGGCTTCGCGACCATCCCCGCCTATCTGAAGGACCTCTTCGGCGCGTACCAGGTCGGCGCGATCCACGGGCGGCTGCTGACCGCCTGGTCGCTGGCCGGAGTGCTCGGGCCGCTGATCGTGAACTGGATCGCCGACCGGCAGGAGGAGGCCGGCAAGCACGGCTCGTCCCTGTACGGGCTGTCCTTCGTCATCATGATCGGGCTGCTCGTCGTCGGCTTCATCGCCAACGAACTCGTCCGGCCCGTCCACCCCCGCCATCACATCCCCGAACCCATCAGTCAGGAGGCCGTCGATGTCGAACGACAGCAGCCAGAGTCCGCCTGACCGGCGCGGTCTGATCGCCTTCGCCTGGGTATGGGTGGGGGCGCCGCTGGCCTACGGGCTGTACGAACTCGTTCAGAAAGCGACGCAGCTGTTCACCGGGTGACTGTTCGAGAAGTGTTCGGGCGTCCGGGAACCTGACGGAAGCCGACAACCGGGGCGAGCGTTTCCTGTGGCTTCACCTGCCGCCGTACCGGTGAGTCACTGATCAGACTGGTGGATCCCGTAACCCGAAGCACCGAGGGGGACCACCCATGAACGGCTCGCGGATCGCCGCCGTCGGCCATTACCAGCCCGCCAGGGTACTCACCAACGAGGACCTGGCGGGCATGGTCGACACCAGCGACGAGTGGATCACTAGCCGGGTGGGCATCCGGACACGCCATATCGCCGGGCCCGACGAGCCGGTGGACGAGCTGGCCGCGCACGCCGCCGCCAAGGCGCTCGCGACGGCGGGCCTGGCGCCCGCCGACATCGACCTGGTCCTCGTCGCCACGTCCACGGCCGTCGACCGTTCACCGAACATGGCCGCCCGGGTCGCGGCCCGGCTCGGTATCCCGTCGCCCGCCGCCATGGACGTCAACGTCGTCTGCGCGGGCTTCACCCACGCGCTGGCCACGGCGGACCACGCCGTACGGGCGGGAGCTGCCGTACGCGCCCTGGTCATCGGCGCCGACAAGATGTCCGACGTCACCGACTGGACCGACCGGACCACCTGCGTTCTCGTCGGCGACGGGGCGGGGGCCGCCGTCGTCGAGGCCGTGGACGAGCCCGGGATCGGGCCCGTGCTGTGGGGCTCGGTGCCGGAGATGGGGCACGCCGTACGGATCGAGGGCACGCCCGCGCGGTTCGCGCAGGAGGGGCAGAGCGTCTACCGCTGGGCCACCACACAGCTGCCGCCGATCGCCCGCAAGGCCTGCGAGAAGGCCGGGCTCGCGCCCGAGGACCTCGCCGCGGTCGTCCTCCACCAGGCCAACCTGCGCATCATCGAGCCGCTTGCCGAGAAGATCGGCGCGGTCAACGCGGTCGTCGCCCGCGATGTGGCCGAATCCGGCAACACCTCCGCCGCCAGCATCCCCCTCGCTCTCTCCAAGCTCGTCGAACAGGGCGCGATCACCACCGGCGACCCGGTCCTGCTGTTCGGCTTCGGCGGCAATCTCTCGTACGCCGGACAGGTCGTCCGCTGCCCGTGAGCTGCGCCGGCATCCGGGTGGGGACTCGGGATGGGGCTCGGGGTGGCTAGGATCGTAACTCCGGGTGTGACAAGGGCGACTCCGCGTTCCCCTGGCCCCGGAGCGCCGTAGACTGTAGACGAAAGACAATTCATACTCACGCTACGGCTGCTGTGCACGGCCCTGCCGAGGAGGGGGACCGCGATGTTGTCGACAGGACTGCCGCAGGGAGCTGTACCCAAGCTCGAACGACCCGGACCGCTGCGCGACCGTGTCTATGAGGCGCTGCTCGAACTCATCACCACCCGCGCCCTCCAGCCCGGCCAGCACCTGGTCGAGAGCGAACTCGCAGGCCATCTCGGCGTGTCGCGCCAGCCGGTGCGCGAGGCGCTGCAGCGGCTCAACACCGAGGGCTGGGTCGATCTACGGCCCGCGCAGGGCGCGTTCGTGCACGAGCCGACCGAGGAGGAGGCCGACCAGCTTCTCACCATCCGTACGCTCCTGGAGGCCGAGGCCGCCCGGCTCGCCGCCGCCAACGCGGGCAGAGCCGGCATCACCACGCTGGAAGAGCTGTGCGCGGAGGGCGAGAAGGCCGTAGCCGCCGATGACGTGGACGGTGCCGTCGCCATGAACGCCCGCTTCCACGCCAAGGTCATGGAGCTGGCCGGCAACGCGGTCCTCGCCGAACTCGCCGCCCAGGTCGACCGCCGCGTCCGCTGGTACTACACCCCGATCGCCCGCCAGCGTGGCCGGCAGTCCTGGATCGAGCACCGCGAGCTGATCGCCGCTATCTCCGAGCGGAACGAGGAGCGCGCCACCCAGCTGATGCGGGACCACACCGAGCACACCAGACGGTCGTATCACGCGCGGGCGAAGTCCTGAGGCCCGCTTACCCGTAGGTGCGGTTCGCCCGTATCCGGAACCCGCACGCCGACCTTTGTCCTGTGAGTGGAGAAAGTCGGCAGCAATCTCTGCACAGATTCTTCCCAGCGTCGACGACCGCTGCTACGTTCCCCTCGAAAGCCCGGCAACTGGTGGCCGATTGAGGCGGGGAGGGGCTCGTGAGACGCATGACGGCACGACCCGCGAACGCCCATCAGGCCCGTCTGCTCCTGCTGCTCAGGGACGGCGGCCCCAACTCACGGGCCCAGCTGGGTGATCAGGTCGATCTGTCACGGTCCAAGCTGGCCGTGGAGGTGGACCGGCTCCTGGAGACCGGTCTCGTCGTGGCCGACGGACTCGCCGCCTCGCGCGGTGGCCGCCGCTCCCACAACGTCCGCCTGAATCCGGGACTGCGTTTCCTCGGCGTCGACATCGGCGCGACCTCGGTCGACGTCGCCGTCACCAACGCCGAGCTGGAGATCCTCGGCCATCTCAACCAGCCCATGGACGTACGCGAGGGCCCGGTCGCGGTCTTCGAGCAAGTCCTCGCCATGGCCGCGAAGTTGAGGGCCACGGGGCTTGCGGAGGGCTTCGACGGCGCAGGCATCGGCGTCCCGGGGCCGGTCCGCTACCCCGAGGGTGTGCCGGTGGCTCCGCCGATCATGCCGGGCTGGGACGGCTTCCCGGTACGGGAGGCGCTCAGCCAGGAACTCGGCTGCCCGGTCATGGTCGACAACGACGTGAACCTGATGGCGATGGGGGAGCAGCACGCCGGCGTCGCCCGGACCGTGGCCGACTTCCTCTGCGTCAAGATCGGTACCGGTATCGGCTGCGGCATTGTCGTCGGCGGCACCGTCTACCGAGGTACCACTGGCAGCGCGGGCGACATCGGGCACATCCAGGCCGTGCCCGACGGCCGACCCTGCGCCTGCGGCAACCGGGGCTGCCTGGAAGCCCACTTCAGTGGAGCCGCGCTGGCCCGGGACGCCGTGGAGGCGGCCCAGCAGGGCCGGTCGGCGGAACTCGCCGCGCGCCTGGCGGCGAACGGCACCCTGACCGCCGTGGACGTCGCCGCCGCCGCTGCCGCCGGTGACGCCACCTCCCTCGACCTGATCCGCGAGGGCGGCAACCGCGTCGGCCAGGTCATCGCCGGACTCGTCTCCTTCTTCAACCCCGGCCTGTTGGTGATAGGCGGTGGAGTGACCGGCCTCGGCCACACGCTGCTCGCCGCGCTCCGCACCCAGGTCTACCGCCAGTCGCTGCCCCTGGCGACCGGCAACCTGCCCATAGTTCTGGGGGAGTTGGGCCCCACCGCCGGAGTCATCGGCGCGGCCCGGCTCATCAGCGACCACCTGTTCTCACCCGCGTAAGCAGCACCTTCGTCAGGCACCTCACGCACAGCGCCCCTGATCTGCCCTGCCCTGAACACGCATGCCCGCAAGCGCCCTGCAACCGGCCCGCACGCCCGCCGAGGGGAAGCCACATGGCACCAGAATCTCCGCTGCTCAGCATGTCCGGCATCACCAAGTCGTTCCCCGGAGTCCGGGCCCTGGACGGCGTCGACCTCGACGTCCAGGCCGGTGAAGTGCACTGCCTCCTCGGCCAGAACGGAGCCGGGAAGTCCACGCTGATCAAGGTCCTGGCCGGCGCCCACCAGCCGGACACCGGCACGATCCACTGGCGCGGCGAACCGGTCACGCTCCGCTCGCCCATCGCCGCCATGCGCCTCGGCATCGCCACCATCTACCAGGAACTCGACCTGGTGGAGCACCTGTCGGTGGCCGAGAACGTCCACCTGGGCCATGAACCCACGGCCGCCGGTTTCGTCGTACGACGCAAGACCGCGCGCGAGTCGACGGCCGCGCTGCTACGGCGGCTCGGGCACCCGGAGATCGATCCGGCGCGGCTGGTCGGGGAGTTGTCGGCGGCCCAGCAGCAGATCGTGTCGATGGCGCGGGCGCTCTCCCACGAGGTACGGCTCATCGTGATGGACGAGCCGTCCGCGGCGCTCGACCCCGACGAGGTCGACAACCTCTTCCGGATCGTGGGTGATTTGACCGCCGACGGGGTGGCCGTCGTCTATATCTCGCACCGCCTGGAGGAGATCCGCCGCATCGGCGACCGGGTGACCGTGCTGAAGGACGGGCGGGCGGTGGCGGTCGGGCTGCCCGCCAAGTCCACGCCGACACGTGAGGTCGTGGCGCTGATGACCGGGCGGAACGTCGAGTACGTCTTCCCGGACCGGCCTGTGCACGATGCGTCGGGGAGTCCCCTGCTGGAGGTGCAAGGACTGTCCAGGGAAGGCGAGTTCGAGCGCCTCGACCTGACCGTGCACCCTGGAGAGATCGTCGGCCTGGCGGGTCTGGTCGGCTCCGGCCGCTCCGAGATCCTGGAGACGATCTACGGCGCCCGCAAACCCGCCTCCGGTCAAGTCCGCGTCGACGGACGGGCGCTCAGGCCCGGCAGCGTGCGGGCCGCCGTCCGCGCCGGGCTCGGCCTCGCGCCCGAGGAGCGCAAGGCGCAGGCGCTGCTGATGCTGGAGTCCGTCACCCGCAATGTGTCGGTCTCCTCCATGTCCCGCTTCTCGCGCGGCGGCTGGATGGACCGGGGCGCCGAGCTGAGCGCGGCGCGGGCCGCCACCCGCGAGCTGTCGCTGCGCCCCGACAACCCCTCGGTGCCGGTGCGCACCCTGTCCGGCGGCAACCAGCAGAAAGCGGTCCTCGCCCGCTGGCTGCTGCGCGGCTGCCGGGTGCTGCTGCTCGACGAACCGACCCGTGGCGTCGACGTCGGCGCCCGCGCCGAGCTGTACGCGGTGATCCGCCGTCTCGCCGACGAAGGGCTCGGCGTGCTGCTGGTCTCCAGCGAGGTGCCCGAGGTGCTGGGCCTCGCCGACCGCGTCCTGGTGTTGCGCGAGGGGCGTGTCGTACACGAGGCGCCCGCCCGTGAGCTCGACGAACACCGTGTACTCGACCTCGTCATGGAAGGAAGTCCGGCGTCATGACGCAGCACGTCTCCCCGCCCCGGGGCGGCACCGACAAGACGGTCCCG
This genomic window from Streptomyces sp. DG2A-72 contains:
- a CDS encoding sugar ABC transporter ATP-binding protein, translated to MAPESPLLSMSGITKSFPGVRALDGVDLDVQAGEVHCLLGQNGAGKSTLIKVLAGAHQPDTGTIHWRGEPVTLRSPIAAMRLGIATIYQELDLVEHLSVAENVHLGHEPTAAGFVVRRKTARESTAALLRRLGHPEIDPARLVGELSAAQQQIVSMARALSHEVRLIVMDEPSAALDPDEVDNLFRIVGDLTADGVAVVYISHRLEEIRRIGDRVTVLKDGRAVAVGLPAKSTPTREVVALMTGRNVEYVFPDRPVHDASGSPLLEVQGLSREGEFERLDLTVHPGEIVGLAGLVGSGRSEILETIYGARKPASGQVRVDGRALRPGSVRAAVRAGLGLAPEERKAQALLMLESVTRNVSVSSMSRFSRGGWMDRGAELSAARAATRELSLRPDNPSVPVRTLSGGNQQKAVLARWLLRGCRVLLLDEPTRGVDVGARAELYAVIRRLADEGLGVLLVSSEVPEVLGLADRVLVLREGRVVHEAPARELDEHRVLDLVMEGSPAS
- a CDS encoding GntR family transcriptional regulator is translated as MLSTGLPQGAVPKLERPGPLRDRVYEALLELITTRALQPGQHLVESELAGHLGVSRQPVREALQRLNTEGWVDLRPAQGAFVHEPTEEEADQLLTIRTLLEAEAARLAAANAGRAGITTLEELCAEGEKAVAADDVDGAVAMNARFHAKVMELAGNAVLAELAAQVDRRVRWYYTPIARQRGRQSWIEHRELIAAISERNEERATQLMRDHTEHTRRSYHARAKS
- a CDS encoding beta-ketoacyl-ACP synthase III encodes the protein MNGSRIAAVGHYQPARVLTNEDLAGMVDTSDEWITSRVGIRTRHIAGPDEPVDELAAHAAAKALATAGLAPADIDLVLVATSTAVDRSPNMAARVAARLGIPSPAAMDVNVVCAGFTHALATADHAVRAGAAVRALVIGADKMSDVTDWTDRTTCVLVGDGAGAAVVEAVDEPGIGPVLWGSVPEMGHAVRIEGTPARFAQEGQSVYRWATTQLPPIARKACEKAGLAPEDLAAVVLHQANLRIIEPLAEKIGAVNAVVARDVAESGNTSAASIPLALSKLVEQGAITTGDPVLLFGFGGNLSYAGQVVRCP
- a CDS encoding ROK family protein, whose product is MTARPANAHQARLLLLLRDGGPNSRAQLGDQVDLSRSKLAVEVDRLLETGLVVADGLAASRGGRRSHNVRLNPGLRFLGVDIGATSVDVAVTNAELEILGHLNQPMDVREGPVAVFEQVLAMAAKLRATGLAEGFDGAGIGVPGPVRYPEGVPVAPPIMPGWDGFPVREALSQELGCPVMVDNDVNLMAMGEQHAGVARTVADFLCVKIGTGIGCGIVVGGTVYRGTTGSAGDIGHIQAVPDGRPCACGNRGCLEAHFSGAALARDAVEAAQQGRSAELAARLAANGTLTAVDVAAAAAAGDATSLDLIREGGNRVGQVIAGLVSFFNPGLLVIGGGVTGLGHTLLAALRTQVYRQSLPLATGNLPIVLGELGPTAGVIGAARLISDHLFSPA
- a CDS encoding OFA family MFS transporter codes for the protein MSPPVAPAGWSRWLVPPAALSVHLSIGQAYAWSVFKPPLESALGLSGTQSALPFQLGIVMLGLSAAFGGTLVERNGPRWAMTVALVCFSSGFLLSALGAATEQYWLIVLGYGFVGGIGLGIGYISPVSTLIKWFPDRPGMATGIAIMGFGGGALIASPWSAQMLESFGSDSSGIALAFLVHGLSYAVFMLLGVLLVRVPRTEKPVEGAPSAFQGPQVSANSAIRTPQFWCLWVVLCMNVTAGIGILEKAAPMITDFFADTSTPVSATAAAGFVALLSAANMAGRIGWSSTSDLIGRRNIYRVYLGVGALMYASLALFGDSSKPLFILSALVILSFYGGGFATIPAYLKDLFGAYQVGAIHGRLLTAWSLAGVLGPLIVNWIADRQEEAGKHGSSLYGLSFVIMIGLLVVGFIANELVRPVHPRHHIPEPISQEAVDVERQQPESA